The Erythrobacter aurantius genome includes a window with the following:
- a CDS encoding ImuA family protein: protein MTISVPPRSATALDAFSVPSRPKGGGAGIRRSAALLSAKDIAALSKAREARWRPGLSDQPLHSEIFAHADDASGAGFALALARDALKVAGGQGEDPLAEVEDRRQVLWVQDRRAIQRSGRPFRAGLPPDLRDRLIHVEAKTPEDALFALEEGVRCRDLACVIGEITGNPRALDFTASRRLSLAAEKHGVALWLVRLDAEADLSSARMRWQVEAAPSSHPRWNADAPGAPAWKARLFRARAHAPGEWILSDDDANLHIRRSAPSNAAANAATPDIGHLVRPTVGRSLAAVARA, encoded by the coding sequence ATGACGATATCTGTTCCTCCTCGCAGCGCGACAGCGCTTGATGCCTTTTCGGTTCCGTCGCGCCCCAAGGGGGGCGGCGCAGGGATCCGGCGTTCTGCTGCGCTATTGTCGGCGAAAGACATTGCCGCGCTGTCAAAGGCGCGGGAGGCGCGCTGGCGTCCGGGTCTTTCCGATCAACCGCTGCATAGCGAGATATTCGCCCATGCCGATGATGCGAGCGGGGCGGGGTTCGCGCTGGCGCTGGCGCGTGACGCGCTGAAGGTGGCGGGCGGGCAAGGCGAAGACCCTCTGGCAGAGGTGGAGGATCGCCGTCAGGTGCTGTGGGTGCAGGACAGGCGGGCGATCCAGCGTTCGGGCCGCCCCTTTCGCGCCGGATTGCCGCCCGACCTGCGAGACCGGCTGATCCATGTCGAGGCGAAAACGCCCGAAGATGCGCTCTTCGCTCTCGAAGAAGGGGTGCGGTGCCGCGATCTGGCCTGCGTGATCGGAGAGATCACCGGCAATCCGCGCGCGCTCGACTTCACCGCATCGCGCCGTCTCAGCCTTGCTGCGGAAAAGCATGGCGTGGCGCTGTGGCTGGTGCGGCTCGACGCGGAGGCTGACCTGTCTTCTGCCCGGATGCGCTGGCAGGTCGAAGCGGCTCCGTCCTCACACCCGCGCTGGAACGCGGACGCACCCGGCGCGCCTGCATGGAAGGCAAGGCTGTTTCGCGCACGCGCCCACGCACCGGGCGAATGGATATTGAGCGATGACGATGCAAACCTCCACATCCGCCGATCAGCCCCGTCAAACGCCGCCGCAAACGCCGCCACGCCGGATATTGGCCATCTGGTGCGCCCGACTGTCGGTCGATCGCTGGCGGCTGTCGCTCGCGCCTGA
- the prsR gene encoding PEP-CTERM-box response regulator transcription factor produces the protein MADKKPTLLVIEDDEGLQAQLKWAYDDFEVVIAGDRDSAIAALRSEAPAVVTLDLGLPPDPDGTTEGFAVLDAIMALKPDTKVIVASGHGACESALQAIERGAYDFYQKPVDIDALGLIVRRAFNLHEIEDENRRLVANASEDKTVLGRLITGAPEMVKVARTIERVASTSVSVMLLGASGTGKELLARGLHEASNRADKPFVAINCAAIPENLLESELFGHEKGAFTGAVKTTEGKIESAHGGTLFLDEVGDIPLPLQVKLLRFLQERTIERIGGRKTISVDTRIVCATHQNLEAMIGEGTFREDLFYRLAEIVVRIPGLAERHGDAVLLAKAFLKRFASEMNPSVTGFAPDALAAIDSHDWPGNVRELENRVKRAVIMADGKLVSAADLDFDTDEEEPAEVLNLKAARELADRRVIRHALARSEGNISSTAKLLGISRPTLYDLLKQYDLHA, from the coding sequence ATGGCCGACAAGAAACCCACCCTTCTCGTAATCGAGGATGACGAGGGGCTGCAGGCGCAGCTCAAATGGGCTTATGACGATTTCGAAGTCGTGATCGCTGGTGATCGCGATAGCGCCATCGCCGCCTTGCGCAGTGAAGCTCCAGCCGTCGTCACGCTGGATCTTGGCCTGCCGCCCGATCCCGACGGCACGACCGAAGGGTTCGCTGTGCTCGACGCAATCATGGCGTTGAAACCGGATACCAAAGTGATTGTCGCCAGTGGCCATGGCGCCTGCGAAAGCGCGCTTCAGGCCATCGAACGCGGAGCCTATGATTTCTACCAGAAGCCAGTCGATATCGACGCGCTGGGGCTGATCGTCCGCCGCGCCTTCAACCTGCACGAAATCGAGGATGAAAACCGTCGTCTTGTCGCCAATGCGAGCGAAGACAAGACAGTGCTGGGCCGGCTGATCACGGGCGCACCGGAGATGGTGAAGGTCGCCCGCACGATCGAACGGGTCGCCTCCACCAGCGTGTCGGTGATGCTGCTGGGTGCAAGCGGTACGGGCAAGGAATTGCTGGCACGCGGCCTGCACGAAGCGAGCAATCGCGCGGACAAGCCGTTTGTCGCAATCAATTGCGCTGCAATCCCGGAAAACCTGCTCGAAAGCGAATTGTTCGGTCACGAAAAGGGCGCTTTCACAGGTGCGGTGAAAACCACCGAGGGCAAGATCGAAAGCGCCCATGGCGGCACGCTGTTCCTTGATGAAGTCGGCGACATCCCGCTGCCGTTGCAAGTGAAACTGCTGCGCTTCCTGCAAGAACGCACGATTGAACGGATCGGCGGTCGCAAGACGATCTCGGTCGATACGCGCATCGTCTGCGCCACGCATCAGAACCTTGAAGCGATGATCGGGGAGGGGACTTTCCGCGAAGACCTGTTCTATCGCCTCGCCGAAATCGTCGTGCGTATCCCGGGCCTGGCCGAACGTCACGGCGATGCGGTGCTGTTGGCCAAGGCTTTCCTCAAACGCTTTGCGAGCGAAATGAACCCCAGCGTCACCGGATTTGCTCCTGATGCGCTGGCAGCGATCGACTCGCATGATTGGCCCGGCAATGTCCGCGAGCTTGAAAACCGGGTGAAACGGGCCGTGATCATGGCTGATGGCAAGCTGGTCAGCGCGGCTGATCTCGATTTCGACACCGACGAGGAGGAGCCCGCCGAAGTGCTCAATCTCAAGGCTGCTCGGGAACTGGCGGATCGCCGCGTCATCCGGCACGCGCTGGCTCGTAGCGAAGGCAATATCTCCAGCACTGCCAAATTGCTCGGGATCAGCCGCCCGACGCTCTACGACTTGCTGAAGCAGTATGATCTGCATGCGTAG
- a CDS encoding bile acid:sodium symporter family protein yields MRSRLSILADPMIAVLFIATLLAMIVPAAGEARATAQTVSNVAIFVLFLVNGMRIARGEIARGLANWRFFLPLMLWVFGVMPVIGLGLSGLAGTVLPPLVALGFLYLGCLPSTVQSATSYTSLASGNIALSVVGAALINIAGVFITAPLFAALAGSEAVAIGTETIVRIGVILILPFVIGQMVQGWTIEWLRERKSDVAWLDRAVIGIAVYVAFSGAVEQGLGTMFGASQWAVLIVLVLIYLVVASGGAWTAARFLSAPREDRIAFLFAGAQKSVAIGAPMAAILFPAEAAGFVIAPLLLYHLLQLVIAAPLAGLLARNQPLG; encoded by the coding sequence ATGCGTTCCCGCCTTTCGATCCTTGCCGACCCGATGATCGCGGTGTTGTTCATTGCCACGCTGCTGGCGATGATCGTGCCTGCCGCCGGTGAAGCGCGCGCGACCGCTCAGACGGTATCCAATGTGGCGATTTTCGTGCTGTTTCTGGTCAACGGTATGCGCATCGCGCGCGGAGAAATTGCACGGGGCCTTGCGAACTGGCGGTTTTTCCTGCCGCTGATGTTGTGGGTGTTCGGGGTGATGCCTGTGATCGGGTTGGGCCTGTCAGGGCTTGCTGGTACAGTTTTGCCCCCGCTTGTCGCGCTGGGGTTCCTGTATCTTGGCTGCCTGCCTTCTACCGTGCAATCGGCGACGTCCTATACCAGTCTCGCCAGTGGCAATATCGCGCTGTCCGTGGTCGGGGCTGCGCTGATCAACATTGCCGGTGTCTTCATCACCGCGCCCTTGTTCGCGGCGCTTGCAGGCAGCGAAGCTGTGGCGATCGGCACCGAAACCATTGTGCGGATCGGGGTGATCCTGATCCTGCCATTTGTCATTGGGCAGATGGTGCAGGGCTGGACGATCGAGTGGCTGCGCGAACGCAAGAGCGATGTCGCATGGCTTGACCGGGCAGTTATCGGCATCGCTGTCTATGTCGCCTTTTCGGGCGCGGTGGAGCAGGGGCTAGGGACGATGTTCGGCGCATCGCAATGGGCGGTGCTGATCGTTCTGGTGCTGATCTATCTGGTGGTCGCAAGCGGCGGCGCATGGACTGCCGCGAGGTTCCTTTCGGCACCGCGCGAAGACCGCATCGCTTTCCTGTTTGCAGGAGCGCAGAAAAGCGTCGCCATCGGCGCGCCCATGGCAGCGATCCTGTTTCCGGCAGAAGCCGCCGGCTTCGTCATTGCGCCGCTGCTGCTTTACCACCTGCTGCAGCTGGTGATCGCCGCACCGCTTGCCGGTCTGCTGGCCCGCAATCAGCCCTTGGGTTGA
- the prsK gene encoding XrtA/PEP-CTERM system histidine kinase PrsK, with translation MTLVVALETYAALLCYLVGAVLSVGAGLWVARYGDRDRPDRAAVLAALAMIGIWCVVSLSLPMGHPAIEIAETFRNLALIAVIFRLFAADGRDESLKPIRPVIIALALVQMFQPVLLFVEAQAGDFSRIAQITFEVGTVLNMLVAIGALMLLHNLYAGAAASSRRIIRWSGIGLAMIFAYDLNLFTIAYLVGEYPSLLVALRGLVVGVMASLLAFGANATSAGLQFRPSRAVTFQTLSLLLIGSYLLVMVLVTRSLALLGEDIARATQVAFLVIAVIGALVWLPSERARGWLRVTATKHLFQHRYDYCEEWLRFTRTIGRGSSSSASFHERAVKAIADITDSPAGLLLVPNEEAQLELTARWNWPTIEVPASAGDYALSGLLEQHSHILDLDEVRAGIDHHGELAHVPQWMSDAEDAWALVPLIHFDRLVGAIVLARPRIERRLDWEDFDLLRVAGQQLASYLAEQAGQQALMDASRFDEFNRRMAFVMHDIKNLASQLSLLSANAQKHADNPAFRADMLVTLRNSTEKLNALLARLSRYGAGQGQEVREVDLASLARGIAERFKSVHPVAITKAEPVIVLADVESLEQALIHLVQNAIDASGKQDPVFLDVHSDGLAGQINVVDSGSGMSPEFVRNGLFKPFVSSKQGGFGIGAFEAREMIRSMGGRVNVESREGVGSRFSVVLPVPEAVTLLNRHKHQPSKEVA, from the coding sequence ATGACGCTGGTTGTCGCCCTTGAAACCTATGCCGCGCTGCTCTGCTATCTGGTCGGAGCGGTGTTGAGCGTGGGCGCGGGCCTGTGGGTTGCGCGCTACGGCGACCGCGACCGGCCGGACCGCGCGGCGGTGCTGGCGGCGCTGGCGATGATCGGTATTTGGTGTGTCGTTTCGCTCAGTCTTCCGATGGGCCATCCAGCCATCGAGATCGCGGAGACATTCCGCAATCTTGCGCTGATCGCGGTGATTTTCCGACTGTTCGCAGCTGACGGTCGCGATGAAAGCCTGAAGCCGATCCGCCCGGTGATCATCGCTCTGGCGCTGGTGCAGATGTTCCAGCCCGTGCTGCTGTTTGTCGAGGCGCAGGCGGGTGACTTTTCGCGCATTGCGCAGATCACTTTCGAAGTCGGCACCGTGCTCAACATGCTGGTCGCGATCGGCGCGCTGATGCTGCTGCACAATTTGTATGCGGGTGCGGCGGCGTCATCGCGGCGGATCATCCGCTGGAGCGGCATCGGTCTGGCGATGATCTTTGCCTATGATCTGAACCTGTTCACGATCGCCTATCTTGTCGGTGAATACCCGTCGTTGCTCGTGGCCCTGCGTGGTCTGGTTGTCGGGGTGATGGCAAGCCTGCTGGCCTTCGGTGCTAATGCCACCAGCGCGGGACTGCAGTTCCGTCCTTCGCGCGCGGTAACCTTTCAGACGCTGTCTCTGTTGCTGATCGGCAGTTACCTGCTGGTGATGGTGCTCGTCACACGCAGCCTTGCGCTGCTTGGTGAGGATATCGCTCGCGCTACGCAAGTCGCCTTCCTTGTGATCGCCGTCATCGGTGCGCTTGTCTGGCTGCCGTCCGAACGTGCACGAGGTTGGCTGCGAGTGACGGCAACCAAGCACCTGTTCCAGCACCGCTATGACTATTGCGAGGAATGGCTGCGCTTCACCCGCACGATCGGGCGCGGATCAAGCAGCAGCGCAAGCTTTCACGAACGCGCGGTAAAGGCGATTGCCGACATTACCGATAGTCCCGCCGGTTTGCTGCTGGTTCCAAACGAGGAAGCGCAGCTTGAACTGACGGCGCGCTGGAACTGGCCGACCATTGAGGTGCCTGCGAGCGCGGGCGACTACGCCCTTTCCGGCCTGCTGGAACAGCACAGCCACATCCTCGATCTGGACGAGGTACGCGCCGGGATCGATCATCATGGGGAACTGGCCCATGTTCCGCAGTGGATGAGCGATGCCGAGGATGCCTGGGCGCTCGTCCCGCTGATCCACTTTGATCGCCTTGTTGGCGCTATCGTTCTTGCCCGCCCCCGGATCGAGCGGCGGCTCGACTGGGAAGACTTCGATCTGCTGCGCGTCGCCGGGCAACAGCTTGCCAGCTATCTTGCCGAACAGGCGGGGCAGCAGGCGCTGATGGATGCGAGCCGTTTCGACGAATTCAATCGCCGCATGGCCTTTGTGATGCACGACATAAAGAACCTTGCGAGCCAGCTTTCATTGCTTTCGGCCAACGCCCAGAAGCACGCCGACAATCCCGCGTTCCGGGCCGACATGCTGGTGACGCTGCGCAATTCGACCGAGAAGCTCAACGCTCTGCTTGCACGCCTGAGCCGCTATGGTGCGGGTCAGGGGCAGGAGGTTCGCGAAGTCGACCTGGCATCGCTGGCCAGGGGCATCGCCGAACGGTTCAAATCCGTGCATCCTGTCGCCATTACGAAGGCCGAACCGGTCATCGTGCTCGCTGATGTGGAAAGTCTTGAACAGGCACTTATCCACCTTGTGCAGAATGCGATCGATGCCAGCGGCAAACAGGATCCGGTGTTTCTCGATGTCCATAGCGATGGGCTCGCAGGTCAGATCAATGTGGTCGATTCCGGCTCTGGCATGTCGCCCGAATTCGTCCGCAACGGGCTGTTCAAACCTTTTGTCTCATCGAAGCAGGGCGGCTTTGGCATCGGCGCGTTCGAGGCGCGCGAAATGATCCGCAGCATGGGCGGACGGGTCAATGTGGAATCCCGCGAAGGCGTGGGTTCGCGTTTTTCCGTCGTCCTTCCGGTTCCCGAAGCTGTGACCCTGCTTAACCGGCACAAACACCAACCAAGTAAAGAGGTCGCCTGA
- the panB gene encoding 3-methyl-2-oxobutanoate hydroxymethyltransferase, which yields MSTTFQLDTSTSRANPTPAPMKRLTVPRIRARKADGVTAEPLVMLTAYTARQAQLLDAHCDLLLVGDSLGQVIYGLPSTIPVTLEMMANHGAAVVRGSYHSVVVVDMPFGSYEASKEQAFESAAYLLKQTGAAAVKLEGGEAMAETVEFLNSRGIPVMGHVGLTPQAVNVLGGYAARGRSDAEADKIVSDAVALDKAGAFAIVIEGVVEPIAIEATQAVSCPTIGIGASAQCDGQVLVTEDMLGMFERVPRFVKRYEDIAAIIDKTVASYAEEVRSRSFPGEEQTYQPKG from the coding sequence ATGTCGACCACATTCCAGCTCGATACGAGCACAAGCCGCGCCAATCCCACCCCTGCGCCGATGAAACGGCTGACAGTGCCGCGCATCCGCGCGCGCAAGGCCGACGGCGTTACCGCTGAACCGTTGGTGATGTTGACAGCCTACACCGCGCGCCAGGCGCAATTGCTCGATGCGCATTGCGACCTGTTGCTGGTGGGGGATTCGCTGGGTCAGGTGATTTACGGCCTGCCCTCCACCATTCCGGTGACGCTGGAAATGATGGCCAATCACGGCGCGGCGGTGGTGCGCGGCAGCTATCATTCGGTGGTCGTCGTGGACATGCCTTTCGGCTCCTATGAGGCATCAAAGGAACAGGCGTTCGAGAGCGCGGCCTATCTGCTTAAACAGACCGGCGCTGCTGCAGTGAAGCTGGAAGGTGGCGAAGCCATGGCCGAGACGGTCGAATTCCTCAATTCGCGCGGCATCCCCGTGATGGGACACGTAGGCCTGACCCCGCAGGCGGTGAATGTGCTGGGCGGCTATGCCGCACGCGGCCGCTCCGACGCGGAAGCCGACAAGATCGTCAGCGATGCCGTCGCGTTGGACAAGGCGGGAGCCTTTGCCATCGTCATCGAAGGCGTCGTCGAACCGATCGCCATCGAAGCGACGCAGGCCGTGTCCTGCCCCACCATCGGGATCGGCGCATCGGCGCAATGCGATGGTCAGGTGCTGGTGACGGAGGATATGCTCGGCATGTTCGAACGCGTGCCGCGGTTCGTCAAACGGTATGAAGACATCGCCGCCATCATCGACAAGACAGTCGCCAGTTACGCCGAAGAAGTGCGCTCGCGCAGCTTCCCCGGTGAAGAGCAGACCTATCAACCCAAGGGCTGA
- a CDS encoding DNA polymerase Y family protein produces MAIWCARLSVDRWRLSLAPEQDCDTRPTVLITETAHGPRIDAVNDAARDAGAQTGMMLADARTLCPQLCTAPSDPAGDLAMLETLAVWARRWGPWSALDPPDGLLVDVTAVAHLFGGEQRLLADVEAAFARRRLAVRAAIAPTAGAAWALAHYGPRHAIIDPHQDPLRALDDLPVAALRLDDDVLTVLRRLGLKRLGDLAGIATGAVDRSEAAARDALHRRFRNRKSPSANPLVRLDQLLGRVPEPLLPVEVRQMPLVQRRLMEPLRHRSLLDRVIADLAQDMARELEARAEGARRLELGLWRVDGEVIGLRIELAAATREAAHIARLFEEKLDKVDAGFGIETVRLCASWSEPLAMMQADVEQAAERHGTSLAAFVDRLTVRLGAQAVRRPAPNASHLPERAQAWRPPLEPQPALQGAFEFHARPLKLLDRPEKISVLYASPDGCPQRFRWRGNVHEVARVEGPERIAPEWWRERSSVRLRDYYRIEDASGRRYWIYRHGHAADGRGGVPDWFLQGLSA; encoded by the coding sequence TTGGCCATCTGGTGCGCCCGACTGTCGGTCGATCGCTGGCGGCTGTCGCTCGCGCCTGAGCAGGATTGCGACACCAGACCGACGGTTCTTATCACCGAAACCGCGCATGGGCCGCGCATTGATGCGGTGAACGATGCCGCGCGCGATGCCGGAGCGCAGACGGGCATGATGCTAGCGGATGCGCGCACGCTTTGCCCGCAACTTTGCACCGCGCCATCCGATCCTGCCGGTGATCTCGCCATGCTCGAAACGCTGGCTGTCTGGGCGCGCCGCTGGGGGCCGTGGAGCGCGCTCGACCCGCCCGACGGCTTGCTGGTCGATGTGACGGCTGTCGCGCATCTGTTTGGCGGGGAGCAGCGGCTGCTGGCTGATGTCGAGGCGGCGTTTGCGAGGCGCAGGCTGGCGGTGCGCGCGGCTATCGCACCCACGGCGGGGGCGGCATGGGCGCTGGCGCATTACGGGCCGCGCCATGCGATCATCGACCCGCATCAGGACCCGCTGCGCGCGTTGGATGATCTGCCGGTCGCGGCGCTCAGGCTGGATGACGATGTGCTGACGGTGCTGCGCCGGCTTGGCCTCAAACGGCTTGGCGATCTGGCCGGTATCGCCACGGGCGCGGTTGACCGCAGCGAGGCGGCTGCGCGCGACGCGCTGCATCGCCGGTTTCGGAATCGCAAATCGCCCAGCGCCAATCCGCTCGTACGGCTCGATCAGCTGCTGGGCCGCGTGCCCGAACCGCTGCTGCCGGTCGAGGTGCGGCAGATGCCGCTGGTGCAACGCCGCCTGATGGAGCCGCTGCGCCACCGCTCATTGCTCGACCGGGTGATTGCCGATCTTGCGCAGGACATGGCGCGCGAACTTGAGGCGCGGGCCGAAGGGGCGCGGCGGTTGGAACTGGGTCTGTGGCGCGTCGATGGCGAGGTGATCGGGTTGCGCATCGAGCTGGCGGCGGCAACGCGGGAGGCGGCGCATATCGCCCGCCTGTTCGAGGAAAAGCTTGATAAGGTCGATGCCGGTTTCGGGATCGAGACCGTGCGACTGTGCGCCAGCTGGAGCGAGCCTCTGGCGATGATGCAGGCCGATGTCGAACAGGCGGCGGAGCGGCACGGCACTTCGCTTGCCGCCTTTGTCGATCGGTTGACGGTGCGGTTGGGGGCGCAGGCCGTGCGTCGCCCGGCTCCCAATGCCAGCCATTTGCCAGAGCGCGCGCAGGCCTGGCGCCCGCCGCTTGAACCGCAGCCTGCCTTGCAGGGGGCGTTCGAATTCCATGCAAGGCCGCTCAAACTGCTGGACAGGCCGGAGAAGATTTCCGTCCTTTATGCCTCGCCCGATGGCTGCCCCCAGCGCTTTCGCTGGCGCGGCAATGTGCATGAGGTCGCACGCGTCGAAGGCCCTGAAAGGATCGCGCCCGAATGGTGGCGGGAAAGATCCAGCGTGCGCCTGCGCGATTACTACCGGATCGAGGATGCGAGCGGGCGACGCTACTGGATTTACCGCCACGGCCACGCCGCGGATGGGCGGGGAGGGGTTCCGGACTGGTTCCTGCAGGGACTTTCCGCCTGA
- a CDS encoding tetratricopeptide repeat protein produces MRSLLALGLAIALAGCSNEQSGADASALTGSDTFLELVNDARLAVENGNLLEAGRLYDEARALEPENPGLWVDIARLRFRGGEHLIAIDAADYALELNPQYAPAVLLKAQMVRDAHGLEESLPWFEAAVAADPRNPEVMADYAATLGDLGRYREMLRVVRELAEFAPNYPQVHYLQAVLAARGDDPVLASNLLNRSGLRAQAVPAAVMLGAIVDLQQGNYDTASEALDELAKRQPDNMRVKELLARALGLGGRDRELVDRYASQAASPSASPYLQMVVGRSLERMGNRNRGLALIERAREPRSNQPVVLDGSSHGDASVPAITADLRRSVAAGNASGAGGQAANLIRRAPYSADFHALAGDVALARGDAKAALEAYEVAARVRRSWPLTRKIINAYRSFGDGLAAEVLLARYIAGDPQNTDALFLLAEESALKEDWLRVSVLLDTAIALGAGNDLEVLALRAQAAQNLGDEAEAARFAAMLGELKPSEFLKR; encoded by the coding sequence ATGCGTAGCCTGCTTGCCCTCGGCCTTGCCATCGCTCTGGCTGGTTGTTCGAACGAACAATCAGGCGCAGATGCGTCTGCGCTTACGGGAAGCGATACCTTTCTCGAATTGGTGAATGATGCCCGGTTGGCGGTCGAGAACGGCAATCTGCTCGAAGCCGGGCGCCTGTATGACGAGGCGCGCGCACTCGAGCCCGAAAATCCGGGTCTGTGGGTCGACATCGCCCGTTTGCGCTTCCGCGGTGGTGAACATCTGATTGCCATCGACGCAGCGGATTATGCGCTTGAACTGAACCCGCAATACGCGCCAGCGGTGCTGCTCAAGGCGCAAATGGTGCGCGATGCGCATGGTCTGGAGGAATCGCTGCCGTGGTTTGAAGCGGCAGTTGCGGCTGATCCGCGCAACCCCGAGGTGATGGCGGATTACGCGGCCACCTTGGGTGATCTGGGGCGGTATCGCGAGATGTTGCGGGTCGTGCGCGAACTCGCCGAATTTGCGCCAAACTATCCGCAGGTGCATTACCTGCAGGCGGTGTTGGCGGCGCGTGGAGACGATCCCGTGCTCGCAAGCAATCTGCTCAACCGCAGCGGATTGCGCGCGCAGGCAGTGCCTGCCGCAGTGATGCTCGGCGCGATTGTCGATTTGCAGCAGGGCAATTACGACACCGCATCAGAAGCGCTAGACGAACTCGCCAAGCGCCAGCCCGACAATATGCGTGTCAAGGAACTGCTTGCCCGCGCGCTGGGGTTGGGCGGGCGTGATCGGGAACTGGTCGATCGTTACGCCTCGCAAGCCGCCAGCCCTTCGGCATCGCCCTATCTCCAGATGGTGGTGGGGCGCAGTCTGGAACGGATGGGAAATCGCAATCGTGGCCTCGCGTTGATCGAGCGTGCGCGCGAGCCGCGTTCCAACCAACCGGTCGTGCTCGACGGGTCAAGTCATGGCGATGCGTCGGTGCCGGCGATTACCGCCGATCTTCGCCGAAGCGTCGCCGCAGGCAATGCCTCTGGTGCAGGGGGACAGGCCGCAAACCTGATCCGCAGAGCGCCCTATTCGGCTGATTTCCATGCGCTCGCCGGTGATGTCGCGCTTGCCAGAGGCGATGCGAAGGCGGCGCTCGAAGCCTATGAAGTCGCGGCAAGGGTGCGGCGGTCATGGCCGCTGACGCGCAAGATCATCAATGCCTATCGCAGCTTTGGCGACGGTCTGGCAGCCGAAGTCCTGCTTGCCCGCTATATCGCCGGGGATCCGCAAAACACCGATGCGCTCTTCCTGCTCGCTGAAGAAAGCGCGCTAAAAGAGGACTGGCTGCGGGTGAGTGTGCTGCTGGATACAGCTATTGCGCTGGGTGCAGGCAATGACCTGGAGGTGCTGGCCCTGCGTGCGCAGGCAGCACAAAACCTCGGAGATGAAGCTGAGGCTGCCCGCTTTGCGGCCATGCTTGGCGAACTGAAGCCGAGTGAATTCCTCAAACGCTGA
- a CDS encoding sodium-dependent transporter: MAAAGSGHENWSSRSAFILAAVGSAVGLGNMWRFPAEAGENGGGAFVLFYIFCVLLIGLPVLLSEVLVGRHGQANAPESVRRLARDSNASEGWSVLASLGVFAAFLILSFYCVVGGWVVYYIGVFAGDLVQTGLTGGAFEGRDPSDIEGLLPALFGDGGLMVGLNLGFLAITMFFVARGISSGIEWVAVYLMPLFFVLFLGITIYGAFTGNFGDAVSYLFTFDFSKLTGEVMLAAVGQAFFSLSLGVAGMMTYGAYANRDTNLAETSGIIAGADTAVALLAGLAIFPIVFAAGLSASAGPGLMFQSLPIAFQAMPFGSLIGLAFFIMVFFAALTSSVSLLEAPTAWMFEKFNMSRPVATGIVGFGAAVLGVLSALSFNDMADFRPLAFIPIFAEANFFDALDGVTAKLFMPIGAILTCIFVGWIADARLIDQENGLDGLLHQLWRALVRFVCPAVLAVIMFFGLFG; this comes from the coding sequence ATGGCAGCAGCAGGTTCAGGCCACGAAAACTGGTCATCACGCAGTGCGTTCATTCTTGCAGCGGTGGGTTCTGCCGTTGGCTTGGGCAATATGTGGAGGTTCCCCGCCGAAGCAGGTGAGAACGGCGGCGGTGCCTTTGTCCTGTTCTACATTTTCTGCGTTCTGCTGATCGGTCTGCCGGTGCTGCTTTCCGAAGTGCTGGTTGGTCGCCACGGGCAGGCCAACGCGCCTGAAAGCGTGCGGCGCCTCGCACGGGATTCGAACGCGTCCGAGGGGTGGAGCGTGCTCGCCTCGCTGGGTGTCTTCGCCGCCTTCCTGATCCTCAGCTTTTACTGTGTGGTCGGCGGTTGGGTGGTCTATTACATCGGCGTTTTCGCGGGTGATCTGGTGCAGACCGGGCTTACGGGCGGCGCATTCGAAGGGCGCGATCCGAGCGATATCGAAGGGTTGCTGCCCGCGCTGTTCGGGGATGGCGGATTGATGGTCGGCCTGAACCTCGGGTTCCTAGCAATCACCATGTTCTTCGTCGCTCGCGGTATTTCGAGCGGGATCGAATGGGTGGCGGTTTACCTGATGCCGCTGTTCTTCGTGCTGTTCCTTGGCATCACCATCTATGGTGCCTTCACCGGCAATTTCGGCGATGCGGTGAGCTATCTGTTTACCTTCGATTTCTCCAAGCTGACGGGTGAAGTCATGCTTGCCGCTGTCGGTCAGGCGTTCTTCTCCCTGTCGCTGGGTGTGGCGGGCATGATGACCTATGGCGCATACGCCAATCGCGACACCAATCTGGCTGAGACTTCGGGCATCATCGCCGGAGCGGACACCGCGGTTGCGCTCTTGGCGGGTCTGGCGATCTTCCCGATCGTGTTTGCAGCCGGCCTTTCGGCCAGCGCCGGGCCGGGCCTGATGTTCCAGTCGCTGCCGATTGCGTTCCAGGCCATGCCGTTCGGTTCGCTGATCGGCCTCGCGTTCTTCATCATGGTCTTCTTTGCCGCGCTTACCAGTTCGGTTTCGCTGCTCGAAGCGCCCACCGCCTGGATGTTTGAAAAGTTCAACATGTCGCGCCCTGTGGCGACCGGGATCGTCGGCTTTGGCGCCGCCGTGCTGGGCGTGCTGTCGGCTTTGTCTTTCAACGACATGGCCGATTTCCGTCCGCTCGCCTTCATTCCGATCTTTGCCGAGGCGAATTTCTTCGATGCGCTGGATGGTGTGACGGCAAAGCTGTTCATGCCGATTGGCGCGATTTTGACCTGTATCTTTGTCGGTTGGATCGCGGATGCGCGGCTGATTGATCAAGAGAACGGTCTGGACGGATTGCTGCACCAGTTGTGGCGCGCGCTGGTGCGGTTTGTCTGCCCGGCCGTTCTGGCAGTGATCATGTTCTTCGGCCTGTTCGGCTAA